From Scylla paramamosain isolate STU-SP2022 unplaced genomic scaffold, ASM3559412v1 Contig3, whole genome shotgun sequence, a single genomic window includes:
- the LOC135096361 gene encoding cyclic nucleotide-gated cation channel alpha-3-like isoform X1, whose protein sequence is MSGRRMWSLGAKRLSMDGMRVRYSNCRRTQASDDFEDIAVVTNADPGQVKYGSGTITANGPRVIPGIIRTQRSVSGGRLNAGSPLYLEKPPAPLKGKSLSRQSLIDVFSSRISIGSRKRFSRDSFSASYVNRTQVASELDISRKTREARRRKLRSHFKLEKWESSTSSSDRRPGCRWTFVFDPAGRLCYYWSLIVSLAFLYNLWVMVYRFGFQEITWDTILVWFALDYFADLIYVIDILFHFRTGYLEDGVLQTDFRKLRQHYMNSTTFYVDCLCLLPLDILYLSIGFKSILRCFRLVKIYKFWHFLDRTERHTNSPNLFRSVSLIHYLFVIFHWNACIFHIIARHDGFTYRPHFLNHSNETDGVVLEYLRVFYWCTLSLTTIGGSPIHDSTAKDARAGIHAAATNYSGTQDTPTEVLNARTKTDYLYHIAQLMFGLLLFATVLGHIANIVTNVSAARKEFQAKLDGVKTYMRMRRVPAHLQAKVIKWFDYLWLTQKCSDEEKAVSCLPDKLKAEMAIHVHLDTLKRVEIFQNTEAGFLCELVLHLRPVLFSPGDYICRKGEVGKEMYIVNRGRLQVVADNGKTMLATLKAGSYFGEISILNMGTAGNRRTASVRSVGYSDLFVLSKKDMWDVLKEYPAARVRLEAIAAKRLEKYRKAPLEKAALGRSSSTPGLVESSGRVPLEEMWLPPLRLPPPSGAPSPRTQAQRSQTLESERLTMESALSGLSSRHSPDEDPPAPPLSPPPLPQLPHASQHLLHLHRPFDATPGHTHALGTLQASHSAGTLPRESSPQELLLGEIRRLRERLVSLEAENASMTLRLSQQQWQVEHRLHEIELQLCPNSSTASSGDDSERNKESII, encoded by the exons ATGTCAGGGCGTCGAATGTGGAGTTTAGGAGCGAAGAGACTCAGTATGGATGGGATGAGAGTGAGGTATTCAAACTGCAGACGTACACAAGCCAGTGACGACTTTGAAGACATTGCTGTTGTGACCAATGCGGATCCGGGCCAGGTCAAGTACGGTTCCGGCACCATTACAGCCAACGGTCCACGGGTcattccag gAATCATCAGAACACAGAGGAGCGTGTCAGGAGGGCGGCTTAACGCTGGGTCGCCTTTGTACCTGGAGAAACCCCCGGCACCGTTGAAGGGCAAGTCTTTATCGAGGCAGTCTTTAATTGACGTGTTCTCTTCTCGTATCAGCATTGGCAGCCGGAAAAGATTCTCTCGTGACTCCTTCAGTGCCTCCTACGTGAACCGGACGCAGGTTGCCAGTGAGTTGGATATCAGCAGAAAGACGAGAGAGGCCAGACGAAGGAAACTGCGGAGCCATTTTAAGCTGGAGAAGTGGGAAAGCAGTACAAGTAGTTCTGATAGGAGGCCTGGTTGTAGATGGACCTTCGTGTTCGATCCTGCTGGGCGGTTGTGCTACTACTGGTCATTAATCGTGTCTCTGGCCTTCCTGTACAATCTGTGGGTGATGGTGTACCGCTTTGGGTTCCAAGAAATTACCTGGGACACGATCCTTGTGTGGTTCGCGTTAGATTATTTTGCGGACTTAATATACGTGATTGACATTCTCTTCCACTTCCGCACTGGTTACCTGGAAGATGGCGTGCTCCAGACGGACTTCAGAAAGCTCAGGCAACATTACATGAACTCCACCACCTTTTATGTGGATTGCCTTTGCCTGTTGCCTCTAGACATCCTGTACTTATCAATAGGCTTTAAGTCAATCTTGAGGTGTTTCCGCCTTGTGAAAATCTATAAATTCTGGCATTTTTTAGACCGCACAGAGAGGCACACCAATTCCCCAAACCTGTTCCGCTCAGTGTCCCTCATCCACTATCTTTTCGTCATTTTTCACtggaatgcgtgtatttttcaTATCATTGCGCGACACGATGGATTCACGTATAGACCCCACTTTCTAAACCATAGCAATGAGACTGATGGCGTTGTGCTGGAGTACCTAAGGGTGTTCTACTGGTGCACCTTGTCCCTTACTACCATTGGGGGTTCACCTATTCACGACTCGACAGCCAAGGACGCCAGGGCAGGGATCCACGCTGCTGCCACCAATTACAGCGGGACCCAGGATACCCCCACGGAGGTTTTAAACGCCAGGACTAAAACTGACTACCTATACCACATTGCCCAGCTGATGTTTGGGCTCCTCCTGTTTGCCACCGTCTTAGGGCACATTGCAAATATTGTTACGAACGTGTCAGCTGCCAGGAAGGAGTTTCAAG CCAAACTGGACGGCGTGAAGACGTACATGAGGATGCGACGAGTGCCCGCTCACCTACAAGCAAAAGTTATAAAATGGTTCGACTACTTATGGCTGACTCAAAAATGCTCGGATGAAGAAAAGGCCGTCAGCTGCTTACCAG ACAAACTGAAGGCAGAAATGGCGATTCATGTCCACTTAGACACACTGAAAAGGGTGGAAATCTTTCAAAACACTGAGGCCGGATTTCTGTGCGAGTTGGTGTTGCATCTACGCCCCGTTCTCTTCTCTCCGGGTGATTACATATGCAGGAAAG GTGAGGTGGGCAAGGAGATGTACATTGTCAACAGAGGGCGCCTTCAAGTGGTGGCTGACAATGGGAAGACGATGCTGGCCACCTTGAAAGCAGGATCATATTTTGGAGAGATTTCGATCCTTAATATGGGAActgcag GTAACCGCCGCACCGCCTCTGTCAGGTCAGTGGGGTACAGCGACCTCTTCGTCCTGTCCAAGAAGGATATGTGGGATGTACTTAAGGAGTATCCCGCCGCTAGAGTGAGACTAGAAGCCATTGCCGCGAAACGATTGGAAAAATACAGGAAGGCACCGCTTGAGaaag CCGCCCTGGgccgctcctcctccaccccggGGCTTGTGGAGTCCTCAGGGCGAGTCCCATTAGAAGAAATGTGGCTACCCCCTCTCCGGCTCCCCCCTCCCAGCGGAGCCCCCAGCCCAAG GACACAGGCGCAGAGGTCCCAGACACTGGAATCTGAGAGGTTGACGATGGAAAGTGCCCTCAGTGGGTTGTCCTCACGTCACTCCCCTGACGAGGACCCCCCCGCACCCCCactctcccccccacccctgCCCCAGCTCCCCCACGCCTCCCagcacctccttcacctccacaggCCCTTCGATGCGACgccaggacacacacacgccctaG GTACATTACAAGCGTCACACAGCGCGGGGACGTTACCCAGAGAATCATCGCCCCAGGAGCTTCTGCTAGGGGAGATACGGAGACTACGGGAGCGTTTGGTGAGTCTGGAAGCTGAGAATGCTTCCATGACACTTCGGTTAAGTCAACAGCAGTGGCAAGTCGAACACAGACTGCATGAAATAGAACTACAGCTTTGTCCAAACTCCAGCACAGCTTCCAGCGGCGATGACagtgagagaaacaaagagagtattatatga
- the LOC135096361 gene encoding cyclic nucleotide-gated cation channel alpha-3-like isoform X3: protein MSGRRMWSLGAKRLSMDGMRVRYSNCRRTQASDDFEDIAVVTNADPGQVKYGSGTITANGPRVIPGIIRTQRSVSGGRLNAGSPLYLEKPPAPLKGKSLSRQSLIDVFSSRISIGSRKRFSRDSFSASYVNRTQVASELDISRKTREARRRKLRSHFKLEKWESSTSSSDRRPGCRWTFVFDPAGRLCYYWSLIVSLAFLYNLWVMVYRFGFQEITWDTILVWFALDYFADLIYVIDILFHFRTGYLEDGVLQTDFRKLRQHYMNSTTFYVDCLCLLPLDILYLSIGFKSILRCFRLVKIYKFWHFLDRTERHTNSPNLFRSVSLIHYLFVIFHWNACIFHIIARHDGFTYRPHFLNHSNETDGVVLEYLRVFYWCTLSLTTIGGSPIHDSTAKDARAGIHAAATNYSGTQDTPTEVLNARTKTDYLYHIAQLMFGLLLFATVLGHIANIVTNVSAARKEFQAKLDGVKTYMRMRRVPAHLQAKVIKWFDYLWLTQKCSDEEKAVSCLPDKLKAEMAIHVHLDTLKRVEIFQNTEAGFLCELVLHLRPVLFSPGDYICRKGEVGKEMYIVNRGRLQVVADNGKTMLATLKAGSYFGEISILNMGTAGNRRTASVRSVGYSDLFVLSKKDMWDVLKEYPAARVRLEAIAAKRLEKYRKAPLEKDALHPPPSLLFLPLLQLLPLLLLLLFLLLLLLCLC, encoded by the exons ATGTCAGGGCGTCGAATGTGGAGTTTAGGAGCGAAGAGACTCAGTATGGATGGGATGAGAGTGAGGTATTCAAACTGCAGACGTACACAAGCCAGTGACGACTTTGAAGACATTGCTGTTGTGACCAATGCGGATCCGGGCCAGGTCAAGTACGGTTCCGGCACCATTACAGCCAACGGTCCACGGGTcattccag gAATCATCAGAACACAGAGGAGCGTGTCAGGAGGGCGGCTTAACGCTGGGTCGCCTTTGTACCTGGAGAAACCCCCGGCACCGTTGAAGGGCAAGTCTTTATCGAGGCAGTCTTTAATTGACGTGTTCTCTTCTCGTATCAGCATTGGCAGCCGGAAAAGATTCTCTCGTGACTCCTTCAGTGCCTCCTACGTGAACCGGACGCAGGTTGCCAGTGAGTTGGATATCAGCAGAAAGACGAGAGAGGCCAGACGAAGGAAACTGCGGAGCCATTTTAAGCTGGAGAAGTGGGAAAGCAGTACAAGTAGTTCTGATAGGAGGCCTGGTTGTAGATGGACCTTCGTGTTCGATCCTGCTGGGCGGTTGTGCTACTACTGGTCATTAATCGTGTCTCTGGCCTTCCTGTACAATCTGTGGGTGATGGTGTACCGCTTTGGGTTCCAAGAAATTACCTGGGACACGATCCTTGTGTGGTTCGCGTTAGATTATTTTGCGGACTTAATATACGTGATTGACATTCTCTTCCACTTCCGCACTGGTTACCTGGAAGATGGCGTGCTCCAGACGGACTTCAGAAAGCTCAGGCAACATTACATGAACTCCACCACCTTTTATGTGGATTGCCTTTGCCTGTTGCCTCTAGACATCCTGTACTTATCAATAGGCTTTAAGTCAATCTTGAGGTGTTTCCGCCTTGTGAAAATCTATAAATTCTGGCATTTTTTAGACCGCACAGAGAGGCACACCAATTCCCCAAACCTGTTCCGCTCAGTGTCCCTCATCCACTATCTTTTCGTCATTTTTCACtggaatgcgtgtatttttcaTATCATTGCGCGACACGATGGATTCACGTATAGACCCCACTTTCTAAACCATAGCAATGAGACTGATGGCGTTGTGCTGGAGTACCTAAGGGTGTTCTACTGGTGCACCTTGTCCCTTACTACCATTGGGGGTTCACCTATTCACGACTCGACAGCCAAGGACGCCAGGGCAGGGATCCACGCTGCTGCCACCAATTACAGCGGGACCCAGGATACCCCCACGGAGGTTTTAAACGCCAGGACTAAAACTGACTACCTATACCACATTGCCCAGCTGATGTTTGGGCTCCTCCTGTTTGCCACCGTCTTAGGGCACATTGCAAATATTGTTACGAACGTGTCAGCTGCCAGGAAGGAGTTTCAAG CCAAACTGGACGGCGTGAAGACGTACATGAGGATGCGACGAGTGCCCGCTCACCTACAAGCAAAAGTTATAAAATGGTTCGACTACTTATGGCTGACTCAAAAATGCTCGGATGAAGAAAAGGCCGTCAGCTGCTTACCAG ACAAACTGAAGGCAGAAATGGCGATTCATGTCCACTTAGACACACTGAAAAGGGTGGAAATCTTTCAAAACACTGAGGCCGGATTTCTGTGCGAGTTGGTGTTGCATCTACGCCCCGTTCTCTTCTCTCCGGGTGATTACATATGCAGGAAAG GTGAGGTGGGCAAGGAGATGTACATTGTCAACAGAGGGCGCCTTCAAGTGGTGGCTGACAATGGGAAGACGATGCTGGCCACCTTGAAAGCAGGATCATATTTTGGAGAGATTTCGATCCTTAATATGGGAActgcag GTAACCGCCGCACCGCCTCTGTCAGGTCAGTGGGGTACAGCGACCTCTTCGTCCTGTCCAAGAAGGATATGTGGGATGTACTTAAGGAGTATCCCGCCGCTAGAGTGAGACTAGAAGCCATTGCCGCGAAACGATTGGAAAAATACAGGAAGGCACCGCTTGAGaaag atgccctccaccccccaccctccctcctcttcctccccctcctccaacttcttcctcttctcctcctcctcctcttcctcctcctcctcctcctgtgtttgtgttga
- the LOC135096361 gene encoding cyclic nucleotide-gated cation channel alpha-3-like isoform X2 produces the protein MSGRRMWSLGAKRLSMDGMRVRYSNCRRTQASDDFEDIAVVTNADPGQVKYGSGTITANGPRVIPGIIRTQRSVSGGRLNAGSPLYLEKPPAPLKGKSLSRQSLIDVFSSRISIGSRKRFSRDSFSASYVNRTQVASELDISRKTREARRRKLRSHFKLEKWESSTSSSDRRPGCRWTFVFDPAGRLCYYWSLIVSLAFLYNLWVMVYRFGFQEITWDTILVWFALDYFADLIYVIDILFHFRTGYLEDGVLQTDFRKLRQHYMNSTTFYVDCLCLLPLDILYLSIGFKSILRCFRLVKIYKFWHFLDRTERHTNSPNLFRSVSLIHYLFVIFHWNACIFHIIARHDGFTYRPHFLNHSNETDGVVLEYLRVFYWCTLSLTTIGGSPIHDSTAKDARAGIHAAATNYSGTQDTPTEVLNARTKTDYLYHIAQLMFGLLLFATVLGHIANIVTNVSAARKEFQAKLDGVKTYMRMRRVPAHLQAKVIKWFDYLWLTQKCSDEEKAVSCLPDKLKAEMAIHVHLDTLKRVEIFQNTEAGFLCELVLHLRPVLFSPGDYICRKGEVGKEMYIVNRGRLQVVADNGKTMLATLKAGSYFGEISILNMGTAGNRRTASVRSVGYSDLFVLSKKDMWDVLKEYPAARVRLEAIAAKRLEKYRKAPLEKAALGRSSSTPGLVESSGRVPLEEMWLPPLRLPPPSGAPSPRTQAQRSQTLESERLTMESALSGLSSRHSPDEDPPAPPLSPPPLPQLPHASQHLLHLHRPFDATPGHTHALGTTTITTTEEGERERWTALSSTPTTTTTTFTLPVPPPLLPTNPCPT, from the exons ATGTCAGGGCGTCGAATGTGGAGTTTAGGAGCGAAGAGACTCAGTATGGATGGGATGAGAGTGAGGTATTCAAACTGCAGACGTACACAAGCCAGTGACGACTTTGAAGACATTGCTGTTGTGACCAATGCGGATCCGGGCCAGGTCAAGTACGGTTCCGGCACCATTACAGCCAACGGTCCACGGGTcattccag gAATCATCAGAACACAGAGGAGCGTGTCAGGAGGGCGGCTTAACGCTGGGTCGCCTTTGTACCTGGAGAAACCCCCGGCACCGTTGAAGGGCAAGTCTTTATCGAGGCAGTCTTTAATTGACGTGTTCTCTTCTCGTATCAGCATTGGCAGCCGGAAAAGATTCTCTCGTGACTCCTTCAGTGCCTCCTACGTGAACCGGACGCAGGTTGCCAGTGAGTTGGATATCAGCAGAAAGACGAGAGAGGCCAGACGAAGGAAACTGCGGAGCCATTTTAAGCTGGAGAAGTGGGAAAGCAGTACAAGTAGTTCTGATAGGAGGCCTGGTTGTAGATGGACCTTCGTGTTCGATCCTGCTGGGCGGTTGTGCTACTACTGGTCATTAATCGTGTCTCTGGCCTTCCTGTACAATCTGTGGGTGATGGTGTACCGCTTTGGGTTCCAAGAAATTACCTGGGACACGATCCTTGTGTGGTTCGCGTTAGATTATTTTGCGGACTTAATATACGTGATTGACATTCTCTTCCACTTCCGCACTGGTTACCTGGAAGATGGCGTGCTCCAGACGGACTTCAGAAAGCTCAGGCAACATTACATGAACTCCACCACCTTTTATGTGGATTGCCTTTGCCTGTTGCCTCTAGACATCCTGTACTTATCAATAGGCTTTAAGTCAATCTTGAGGTGTTTCCGCCTTGTGAAAATCTATAAATTCTGGCATTTTTTAGACCGCACAGAGAGGCACACCAATTCCCCAAACCTGTTCCGCTCAGTGTCCCTCATCCACTATCTTTTCGTCATTTTTCACtggaatgcgtgtatttttcaTATCATTGCGCGACACGATGGATTCACGTATAGACCCCACTTTCTAAACCATAGCAATGAGACTGATGGCGTTGTGCTGGAGTACCTAAGGGTGTTCTACTGGTGCACCTTGTCCCTTACTACCATTGGGGGTTCACCTATTCACGACTCGACAGCCAAGGACGCCAGGGCAGGGATCCACGCTGCTGCCACCAATTACAGCGGGACCCAGGATACCCCCACGGAGGTTTTAAACGCCAGGACTAAAACTGACTACCTATACCACATTGCCCAGCTGATGTTTGGGCTCCTCCTGTTTGCCACCGTCTTAGGGCACATTGCAAATATTGTTACGAACGTGTCAGCTGCCAGGAAGGAGTTTCAAG CCAAACTGGACGGCGTGAAGACGTACATGAGGATGCGACGAGTGCCCGCTCACCTACAAGCAAAAGTTATAAAATGGTTCGACTACTTATGGCTGACTCAAAAATGCTCGGATGAAGAAAAGGCCGTCAGCTGCTTACCAG ACAAACTGAAGGCAGAAATGGCGATTCATGTCCACTTAGACACACTGAAAAGGGTGGAAATCTTTCAAAACACTGAGGCCGGATTTCTGTGCGAGTTGGTGTTGCATCTACGCCCCGTTCTCTTCTCTCCGGGTGATTACATATGCAGGAAAG GTGAGGTGGGCAAGGAGATGTACATTGTCAACAGAGGGCGCCTTCAAGTGGTGGCTGACAATGGGAAGACGATGCTGGCCACCTTGAAAGCAGGATCATATTTTGGAGAGATTTCGATCCTTAATATGGGAActgcag GTAACCGCCGCACCGCCTCTGTCAGGTCAGTGGGGTACAGCGACCTCTTCGTCCTGTCCAAGAAGGATATGTGGGATGTACTTAAGGAGTATCCCGCCGCTAGAGTGAGACTAGAAGCCATTGCCGCGAAACGATTGGAAAAATACAGGAAGGCACCGCTTGAGaaag CCGCCCTGGgccgctcctcctccaccccggGGCTTGTGGAGTCCTCAGGGCGAGTCCCATTAGAAGAAATGTGGCTACCCCCTCTCCGGCTCCCCCCTCCCAGCGGAGCCCCCAGCCCAAG GACACAGGCGCAGAGGTCCCAGACACTGGAATCTGAGAGGTTGACGATGGAAAGTGCCCTCAGTGGGTTGTCCTCACGTCACTCCCCTGACGAGGACCCCCCCGCACCCCCactctcccccccacccctgCCCCAGCTCCCCCACGCCTCCCagcacctccttcacctccacaggCCCTTCGATGCGACgccaggacacacacacgccctaG gcaccaccaccatcaccaccacggaggaaggagagagggagaggtggacggccctctcctccacccctaccaccaccaccaccaccttcactctaCCGGTCCCCCCTCCCCTGCTTCCGACCAACCCGTGCCCAACGTGA
- the LOC135096234 gene encoding uncharacterized protein LOC135096234 has translation MAAHSLDGYLPLSPHQHTGDPHWRPTPKIPPLETHPRDPPTGDPPTGDPPWIPIHWRSPPLETSPTGDPPTGDPPLEIPPTGDPPTGDPPTGDPPTGDPPWRPPHWKPTPETHPLETHPLETHWRPTHWRPIPLETSPLKTHPGDPSTGDPSWRPPTGHSPWRPLCSWRPILETSRTGDPPWRPIPEAPMPQEHLWIPLETPMTLETSLGTALETPMALGIPLEATGDPYVP, from the exons ATGGCGGCCCACTCCCTAGACGGATACCTaccactctcccctcaccaACACACTGGAGACCCACACTGGAGACCCACCCCGAAGATCCCCCCACTGGAGACCCACCCTCGAGACCCACCCACTGGAGACCCACCCACTGGAGACCCACCCTGGATTCCCATCCACTGGAGATCCCCGCCACTGGAGACCTCCCCCACTGGAGACCCACCCACTGGAGACCCCCCACTGGAGATCCCACCCACTGGAGACCCACCCACTGGAGACCCACCCACTGGAGACCCACCCACTGGAGATCCACCCTGGAGACCCCCCCACTGGAAACCCACCCCGGAGACCCACCCACTGGAGACCCACCCACTGGAGACCCACTGGAGACCCACCCACTGGAGACCCATCCCTCTGGAGACCTCCCCACTGAAGACTCACCCTGGAGACCCATCCACTGGAGACCCATCCTGGAGACCCCCCACTGGACACTCACCCTGGAGACCCCTATGCAGCTGGAGACCCATCCTGGAG ACCTCCCGCACTGGAGACCCACCCTGGAGACCCATCCCGGAGGCCCCTATGCCCCAGGAACACCTCTGGATCCCTCTGGAGACCCCTATGACCCTTGAAACATCCCTTGGAACCGCCCTGGAGACCCCTATGGCCCTTGGAATACCCCTGGAGGCCACTGGAGACCCCTACGTCCCCTGA